The sequence below is a genomic window from Thalassobaculum sp. OXR-137.
GCCGGCCTGCGTGGCCCATGGCGAGCGGATCGACGCCCAGGGATAATCCTCCCGGATCTCAGTTGTCGTTCGACCGGTCCGCGCCGGGCCCGCCGAAGACCGGCAGGCTCGCCACCACCCGTGTGCCTTCGCCGGGAGCGCTGTCCACCTCGATCCGGCCGCCGAAGCCGGTGAGGATCCGGCGGGCGATGGCCAGCCCCAGGCCGGGTCCCTGCGAGCTCGTCCGCAGATGGGTGGCCGCCTTCCAGAACGGCTCGAATACCCGCGGAAGATCGGTCAGGTTGATGCCGCTGCCGCGATCGACCACGCCGACGGTGACCCGCCTCACCCCCTTGCTCTGGCTCACCGCCGCCGCGACCGAGACCCTGCCGCCGCCGGTCGAGAACTTGATCCCGTTCGACAGAATCTGCTCGAAGGCGCGGGTCAGCAAGGCCGGGTCCGCCGCCACCGGCTCCAGCGGCCCGTGCAGCGTGAGGTCCATGGTGACCCCGGCCGCTTCCGCTTCGGGGGCCACAGCGACAATGGCCGCCTCCAGGGCCTCGCCCACGTCGGTCGGACGCGGCATCCGGCCGACGCCGCCGCTCTCGTAGCGGACGTATTCCAGGATCCGCTCGACCATCGCCAGCAGGGTCGCCGCGCTCTCGCTGATATGGCCGACATACTGACGGGTCCTGGCCTCGCCGAGATCGGGTGAGGTCAGGAGCATTTCTGAGAAGCCCGCGATGGCATTGAGCGGCGTGCGGAACTCGTGGCTCATCTGAGCCAGGAACAGGGTCTTGGCCTGGTCGCTGCGCTCCGCCGCCTCGCGCGCCTCGATCAGCCCAGCCTCCAGATCGTTGGCCGTGGAGACGTCTTCCAGCACCAGGAGAAGCCGTACGGAGCCCCCGTCGCTGAGCGGCGACAGCACCACGCCATACTGGGACGTCACGCCGGCCGGCCCCGGCAACGCCGCCTCGCCCCGCACGGTGCGGCCGTTGAGCACGAGCTCCGCCTTGGCGGCAAATTCGGCCTCCGTCATGCCGAGGACGGCGGCATCGATCGACTCGTCCTCGCCCTCGTCGACCGAAAGGGCGATGCGGGCCGCCCGGTTGGCGAAGCCCAGCCGCCGATCCGCTTCCAGGATGGCGATGCCCACCGGCGCCTGTTCCATCGCCTCCACCAGGTCGCGCAGGCGGGCGATCAGCTCCAGGCGGGCGGACTGGCGCTCGTTGATCAGGCGACCCGCGGCGATCACCGCCGCATCGATCCGGCGCATTTCCTTTACCCCCCGCACCGGGGGATCGCCGCTGTAGCCCCCAGCGCCGATGATGGCGAGGCGGGAGGAGATCGCCGCCATCGGCCGCTCGATGCTCCGGCGCCAGAACAGCAGGAGGACCAGGGTCGCCACGACGCTGGCGGCCACACTGACCCAGATGATCCGATCGCGCAGTCGATACACCCAGCCGAAGACCGTCTCCTCCGGGACCGAGACCACGATGCTCCAGGGCATACCGGCTTCCGCGAAGCCGACGAGCTGTACGATATGGGGCTGGCCGCCGACGATCACGTCGCGCAGCACCCTGCCGTCCCGCGTCGTCTCCAGGGCGTCGGGGTCGGCGTCGATGAGGGCGAGCAGAAGGGCCGGACGCCCGCTGCCGTCGGTATCCGCGAACAGCGCCCGGGCCGCCTCGTCAACCTCCGACGGCAGGGCCACGACCTCGCCGTTCCAACCGGCGATGAAGGCGCCGCCGCCCTTCGGCAGCGAAAGGCTGGAGAGGAACTCGGAGAACGAGCCGGTCTCGATATCGACCGACACCGCGCCCCAGCTATCCTGCGACGTCCCCACCAGGGCGTTGGCCGTCGAGACGCCCGGGGCGCCGGAGGTGAAGAACGTGTACGGCTCGGTCCAGCGCCGCCCGTCGCCCTCGGCCTGCTCGCGGGCGACCCGGTACCAGGGCCGGGTGCGCGGATCGAACGGGTCGTCGTCGTCGCGCCAGCTCCGGATCAGATCGAACCGGCGGTCGCGCAGCCGGAACTCGACCGTGCGGGTCCCCTGCTCGATCCGGATGTGCTTGGTCAGGAAGCTGGGCTCTCCGGGCGCCTGGACGCGCTTGAGCATCATGAATTCGCCGCTGGACCGCCCGAGATACAGCGCGTCGACCACCGGGTGGCTGGTGAGCTGATCGAACATGAACCGCTCGAACGTGTCGAGGGACAGATCGACCGGGCCGTGGCGCTGCAGGATGAACCGGGCGAGATCGACCGCGTCGGTCGCCGGATCGACGAACCGCTCGTAGCGCAGGCGGACGGTGTCGGCGACCGCCCGGGTCGTCTGGGCGGTGTTGGTGGCCACGGAGTTGGTGACCACCGCCCAGGTGGTCACGGCGACAATACCCGCGGTCAGCGTCTGAACGCCGACAAAGACGACTATTACCAACCATTT
It includes:
- a CDS encoding HAMP domain-containing sensor histidine kinase, whose protein sequence is MQLKWLVIVVFVGVQTLTAGIVAVTTWAVVTNSVATNTAQTTRAVADTVRLRYERFVDPATDAVDLARFILQRHGPVDLSLDTFERFMFDQLTSHPVVDALYLGRSSGEFMMLKRVQAPGEPSFLTKHIRIEQGTRTVEFRLRDRRFDLIRSWRDDDDPFDPRTRPWYRVAREQAEGDGRRWTEPYTFFTSGAPGVSTANALVGTSQDSWGAVSVDIETGSFSEFLSSLSLPKGGGAFIAGWNGEVVALPSEVDEAARALFADTDGSGRPALLLALIDADPDALETTRDGRVLRDVIVGGQPHIVQLVGFAEAGMPWSIVVSVPEETVFGWVYRLRDRIIWVSVAASVVATLVLLLFWRRSIERPMAAISSRLAIIGAGGYSGDPPVRGVKEMRRIDAAVIAAGRLINERQSARLELIARLRDLVEAMEQAPVGIAILEADRRLGFANRAARIALSVDEGEDESIDAAVLGMTEAEFAAKAELVLNGRTVRGEAALPGPAGVTSQYGVVLSPLSDGGSVRLLLVLEDVSTANDLEAGLIEAREAAERSDQAKTLFLAQMSHEFRTPLNAIAGFSEMLLTSPDLGEARTRQYVGHISESAATLLAMVERILEYVRYESGGVGRMPRPTDVGEALEAAIVAVAPEAEAAGVTMDLTLHGPLEPVAADPALLTRAFEQILSNGIKFSTGGGRVSVAAAVSQSKGVRRVTVGVVDRGSGINLTDLPRVFEPFWKAATHLRTSSQGPGLGLAIARRILTGFGGRIEVDSAPGEGTRVVASLPVFGGPGADRSNDN